One Halarcobacter ebronensis genomic window carries:
- a CDS encoding RecB-like helicase, with the protein MKQFLALKASAGSGKTFALTVRYITLLLLRAKPKEILTLTFTNKAANEMSERIYHTLLHLGEDEAYLNEIAKESGISIETILLKKDALIKDYTNATLSIFTIDKFVNMILREFCGYAGVSDDFEIKEDDIESLSAKFLESLDLQSFDKLIDFQIYEKKKYSSLFDIFQNLIEKNEDIETVDVDATLITLQKKAVLDKAYKIKEFILNSPVASNSAKNAVDFDSFENLLKRGNTWLGKEFASEFSYFKKCSNELLEEFFQETKKELAIYYKIRAAYSLGKLFELYRLFKEYKKSFNISKNYLHFSDISNLVYELLSKKIDKEFLYFRLDSKFSHILIDEFQDTSLLQYRILQPLIEELLSSNEFNSFFYVGDTKQSIYRFRGGKRELFDYVSKTNPQIEVEVLNTNYRSSKNIVEFVNNSFINLPSYEYYEQHSIHQDGYVEVLEDNALLEEEKYVNIAKKISQLMQSGVNSNDIAILTYTNDDVLNIYSYLKKMFPTLKISTEMTSRLVNQENIKALINMVKYLYFKEEIYKENVNAILGKEPGSELKIDVDIKQKSVQETLYNIAKVLDIVDENIIRVIELASSYKNIVDFVYEIDKLETPIENQEQYGLQILTIFKSKGLEFHTVLLVDRIKQKNSDKSSLLFEYEGVELKNIYYKISSLENYNEEYKKALEKEKSLNYEDELNILYVALTRAKKNMVVFKKTKSSVFDLLDLKVQTLGEIVKSSNLTINHEKSEKVIYKPLNLGLQDKPMQIEDDEKEYSLYSRYFGIATHYCLEMMNEFNEDSLNKALNLTKSRFSSYLGDSDFLNIRNRVLALLENEKFLSLVSDGEYDKEQALIYKGELKIIDLLVKKDERYYIFDYKTTKEESKEHEIQVSHYKNALKDIINSSNISTYIIYLKEKESFLKEVN; encoded by the coding sequence TTATAAAAGATTATACAAATGCAACTCTATCAATTTTTACTATTGATAAATTTGTTAATATGATATTAAGAGAGTTTTGTGGATATGCTGGAGTTAGTGATGACTTTGAAATAAAAGAGGATGATATAGAGTCTTTAAGTGCAAAATTTTTAGAGTCACTAGACCTACAGAGTTTTGATAAACTTATTGATTTCCAAATTTATGAGAAGAAAAAGTATAGCTCTTTATTTGATATTTTCCAAAACTTGATAGAAAAAAATGAAGATATAGAGACTGTAGATGTTGATGCAACTTTAATTACTCTTCAAAAAAAAGCTGTATTAGATAAAGCCTATAAGATAAAAGAGTTTATATTAAACTCTCCTGTTGCTTCAAATAGTGCAAAAAATGCAGTTGATTTTGACTCCTTTGAAAACCTATTAAAAAGAGGAAATACTTGGCTTGGCAAAGAGTTTGCAAGTGAATTTTCATACTTTAAAAAGTGTAGCAATGAGTTACTAGAAGAGTTTTTTCAAGAGACAAAAAAAGAGCTTGCAATATATTATAAAATAAGAGCTGCTTATAGTTTAGGAAAATTATTTGAACTCTATAGACTTTTCAAAGAGTATAAAAAGAGTTTTAATATCTCAAAAAACTATCTGCATTTTAGTGATATCTCAAATCTTGTTTACGAACTACTTTCTAAAAAGATTGATAAAGAGTTTTTATATTTTAGATTGGATTCAAAATTTTCTCATATTTTAATAGATGAGTTCCAAGATACCTCTTTGCTACAATATAGAATTTTACAACCTTTGATAGAAGAGCTACTCTCTTCAAATGAGTTTAATAGTTTTTTTTATGTTGGAGATACAAAACAATCAATCTATAGATTTAGAGGTGGGAAGAGGGAGCTTTTTGATTATGTTTCTAAAACAAATCCTCAAATTGAAGTTGAAGTTTTAAATACAAACTATAGATCATCTAAAAATATTGTTGAGTTTGTAAATAACTCTTTTATAAATTTACCTTCATATGAATATTATGAGCAACACTCAATTCATCAAGATGGGTATGTTGAGGTTTTAGAAGATAATGCACTTTTAGAAGAGGAAAAGTATGTAAATATTGCAAAAAAGATTTCACAACTAATGCAAAGTGGAGTTAACAGTAATGATATTGCAATTTTAACCTATACAAATGATGATGTTTTAAATATTTATTCGTACCTAAAAAAGATGTTCCCAACACTAAAAATATCAACAGAGATGACTTCAAGATTAGTAAATCAAGAGAATATAAAAGCTTTGATAAATATGGTTAAATATCTCTACTTTAAAGAGGAAATATATAAAGAGAATGTAAATGCAATTTTGGGAAAAGAGCCTGGAAGTGAACTAAAAATTGATGTTGATATTAAACAAAAAAGTGTTCAAGAGACCCTTTACAATATTGCAAAAGTTCTTGATATTGTAGACGAAAATATAATAAGAGTTATAGAGCTTGCCTCTTCATATAAAAATATTGTTGATTTTGTATATGAAATCGATAAGTTAGAGACGCCAATAGAAAACCAAGAACAATATGGTTTACAGATATTAACCATATTTAAATCAAAAGGTTTAGAGTTTCATACTGTTTTATTAGTTGATAGAATAAAACAGAAAAATAGTGATAAAAGTTCGCTTCTATTTGAGTATGAAGGTGTTGAACTAAAAAATATCTATTATAAAATCTCTTCTTTGGAAAACTATAATGAAGAGTATAAAAAAGCTTTGGAAAAAGAGAAAAGTTTAAATTATGAAGATGAACTAAATATTCTTTATGTTGCTTTAACAAGAGCCAAAAAGAATATGGTTGTTTTCAAAAAAACAAAGAGTTCTGTTTTTGATTTATTGGATTTAAAAGTTCAAACTTTAGGAGAAATTGTAAAAAGTAGTAATCTTACAATAAACCATGAGAAGAGTGAGAAGGTTATTTATAAACCTTTAAACCTCGGTTTACAAGATAAACCAATGCAAATTGAAGATGATGAAAAAGAGTACTCTTTGTACTCTAGATATTTTGGAATAGCAACTCACTATTGTTTGGAAATGATGAATGAGTTTAATGAAGACTCTTTAAATAAAGCACTTAATTTAACAAAGAGTAGATTCTCTTCATATTTAGGAGATAGTGATTTTTTAAATATTAGAAATCGCGTTTTAGCGCTTTTAGAAAATGAAAAATTTTTATCTCTTGTTAGTGATGGTGAATATGACAAAGAACAAGCTCTAATATATAAGGGTGAACTAAAAATTATAGATCTTTTAGTAAAAAAAGATGAGAGATATTATATCTTTGACTATAAAACTACAAAAGAGGAGTCGAAAGAGCATGAAATACAAGTAAGTCATTATAAAAATGCTCTAAAAGATATAATAAATAGTTCTAATATCTCTACATATATAATATATTTAAAAGAGAAAGAGAGCTTTTTAAAAGAGGTTAATTAA
- a CDS encoding thiamine phosphate synthase — MDDNLISYLITDPTYYTSNEELFKKNLQEVLTNKRVDMACFRDKESANCNELAKIFVETCKDFNVDKILLNENIVLASKLEADGVHLTSNQFDKIKEAKNLDLYTIISCHDYKELDNAQKLHVNAVTYSPIFITPNKGEPKGVSRLKEVVRLYEDLDIIALGGVVSEAQIKEISKSGAYGFASIRYFVN, encoded by the coding sequence ATGGACGATAACCTGATTAGTTATTTAATAACTGATCCCACATACTACACAAGCAATGAAGAGCTTTTTAAAAAAAATCTTCAAGAAGTTCTTACAAATAAAAGAGTCGACATGGCTTGCTTTAGAGATAAAGAATCTGCAAACTGCAATGAACTAGCAAAAATTTTTGTTGAAACTTGTAAAGATTTCAATGTAGATAAAATTTTATTAAATGAAAATATTGTTTTAGCCTCTAAATTAGAAGCAGATGGTGTACATTTAACTTCAAATCAATTTGATAAAATAAAAGAGGCAAAAAACTTAGATTTGTATACAATAATCTCTTGTCACGATTATAAAGAGCTTGATAATGCACAAAAACTTCATGTAAATGCTGTAACCTACTCTCCAATTTTTATTACACCAAACAAGGGTGAACCAAAAGGTGTTAGTAGATTAAAAGAGGTAGTTCGACTCTATGAAGATTTAGACATTATTGCCCTTGGCGGAGTTGTAAGTGAAGCTCAAATAAAAGAGATATCAAAAAGTGGTGCTTATGGTTTTGCCTCTATTAGATATTTTGTTAATTAA